One Vespa crabro chromosome 4, iyVesCrab1.2, whole genome shotgun sequence DNA segment encodes these proteins:
- the LOC124423449 gene encoding carboxypeptidase N subunit 2-like isoform X1, whose product MAIPLLYLIIFFWIQCMGQIIDIGDIWETQCPQGCSCEIEKFSDLPLHQWTIPRKWSNTPTVDENDFSSDNDHIGDELLKVATCVVAEEHEKLLSMLPSDIQVLTILRSGRGDAEIFFKATTFQRFSELLSLSIEGIDYNDPSVKDVNRYESKGGIVLAGDALFPLGMTLLYLNLERVRLTSLNLTSKNKANLVIKPMNLPNDEKLYKEQVVTSATNEHKGHRLIFLSQQNSGESDDKEILPYDIYKQEMDGYRENAGLFTGLRALTHLRVYDCALKDISWHMFDGLDSLLYLSLEKNNLRFIPEFCFYGTPNLKLLSLASNQLLTLKSIDLAGLLMLEQLDLTGNNLTFLSELSFPPFPALKMADFGENPMDSVFPSTFEIMNTTKQLYLGGTGSRLKLQRNSLLGLLQLKILYLYNVEIPLLERFILQGMPSLTHLKIRGNISSVDLDAFSDLGKLIDLDLSYCHIQHISMDAFYGLEKVKRIDLSNNDLEFIPPGLFSTQYQKELNEIILTKNKLTTLPWDFFKTLWTVNKPSQVQNIKLDGNPWDCTCSMATWNPHLVNRIRETAPRCFTPKRLQNWGVFHALRKGGLQCKRSKRRRMHGIPKVLNYENNNAIS is encoded by the exons atggcAATTCCATTACTTTAtctcatcatttttttttgg ATACAGTGTATGGGACAAATAATAGATATTGGTGATATTTGGGAAACACAATGTCCTCAAGGATGTTCttgtgaaatagaaaaattttctgatCTGCCACTACATCAATGGACTATTCCAAGAAAGTGGAGTAAT ACCCCAACAGTggatgaaaatgattttagCTCTGATAACGATCACATAGGtgatgaattattaaaagttgCAACATGTGTAGTAGCAGAAGAACATGAAAAGCTTTTAAGCATGCTTCCTTCGGATATACAG gTTCTCACAATACTTAGGTCAGGTAGAGGAGATgctgaaatttttttcaaagctaCAACATTTCAACGTTTTTCTGAATTACTATCTTTAAGTATTGAGGGTATAGATTATAATGACCCTTCTGTAAAAGATGTAAATAGATATGAATCAAAAGGTGGTATAGTTTTAGCAGGTGACGCTTTGTTTCCATTGGGAATGACATTACTGTATTTGAACTTAGAACGTGTCAGATTAACAAGCCTTAATTTaacaagtaaaaataaagcaaATCTTGTAATTAAGCCAATGAATTTACCTAATGATGAAAAACTTTATAAGGAGCAAGTAGTAACAAGTGCTACAAATGAGCATAAAGGACATAGATTAATTTTTCTGAGTCAGCAAAACAGTGGAGAAAGTGATGACAAAGAAATACTTCCATATGATATTTACAAACAAGAAATGGATGGGTATAGAGAAAATGCTGGTCTTTTCACTGGACTTCGTGCCCTTACACATTTGAGGGTATATGATTGTGCACTTAAGGACATATCTTGGCACATGTTTGATGGCCTTGATagtcttctctatctttcattagaaaaaaataatctgaGATTTATCCcagaattttgtttttatggaACACCAAACctaaaattattatccttagcAAGTAATCAATTACTAACATTAAAAAGTATAGATTTAGCAGGCTTGTTGATGTTGGAACAATTAGATTTAACTGGAAATAATCTTACATTTTTATCAGAATTATCTTTTCCTCCATTCCCTGCTCTTAAAATGGCTGATTTTGGAGAAAACCCAATGGATTCTGTATTTCCAAG tacATTTGAAATTATGAACACAACAAAACAATTATATCTTGGAGGCACAGGTTCAAGATTAAAATTGCAAAGGAACTCCTTATTGGGATTACtacaattgaaaatattatatttgtataatgtaGAAATACCATTGTTAGAACGTTTTATCTTGCAAGGAATGCCATCATTGACACATTTAAAAATACgtggaaatatttcaagtgTGGATTTAGATGCGTTTTCAGATCTTGGAAAATTGATAGATTTAGATTTAAGTTATTGTCACATTCAGCATATATCTATGGACGCGTTCTATGGTTTAGAGAAAGTGAAACGTATAGACTTATCTAATAATGATCTGGAATTTATACCACCTGGATTATTCAGTACacaatatcaaaaagaattgaatgaaattattctcacaaaaaataaattaactaCATTACCTTGGGATTTTTTTAAAACCTTATGGACAGTAAATAAGCCATCTCAAgtgcaaaatataaaattggatGGTAATCCATGGGATTGTACATGCTCTATGGCTACTTGGAATCCACATTTG GTGAACAGAATTAGAGAAACAGCACCACGTTGTTTCACACCTAAAAGACTACAAAATTGGGGAGTTTTCCATGCTCTGCGTAAAGGTGGTTTGCAATGTAAAAGATCAAAGCGAAGGCGTATGCATGGAATTCCAAAAGtattaaattatgaaaataacaatgctATAAGTTag
- the LOC124423449 gene encoding carboxypeptidase N subunit 2-like isoform X2, translating into MGQIIDIGDIWETQCPQGCSCEIEKFSDLPLHQWTIPRKWSNTPTVDENDFSSDNDHIGDELLKVATCVVAEEHEKLLSMLPSDIQVLTILRSGRGDAEIFFKATTFQRFSELLSLSIEGIDYNDPSVKDVNRYESKGGIVLAGDALFPLGMTLLYLNLERVRLTSLNLTSKNKANLVIKPMNLPNDEKLYKEQVVTSATNEHKGHRLIFLSQQNSGESDDKEILPYDIYKQEMDGYRENAGLFTGLRALTHLRVYDCALKDISWHMFDGLDSLLYLSLEKNNLRFIPEFCFYGTPNLKLLSLASNQLLTLKSIDLAGLLMLEQLDLTGNNLTFLSELSFPPFPALKMADFGENPMDSVFPSTFEIMNTTKQLYLGGTGSRLKLQRNSLLGLLQLKILYLYNVEIPLLERFILQGMPSLTHLKIRGNISSVDLDAFSDLGKLIDLDLSYCHIQHISMDAFYGLEKVKRIDLSNNDLEFIPPGLFSTQYQKELNEIILTKNKLTTLPWDFFKTLWTVNKPSQVQNIKLDGNPWDCTCSMATWNPHLVNRIRETAPRCFTPKRLQNWGVFHALRKGGLQCKRSKRRRMHGIPKVLNYENNNAIS; encoded by the exons ATGGGACAAATAATAGATATTGGTGATATTTGGGAAACACAATGTCCTCAAGGATGTTCttgtgaaatagaaaaattttctgatCTGCCACTACATCAATGGACTATTCCAAGAAAGTGGAGTAAT ACCCCAACAGTggatgaaaatgattttagCTCTGATAACGATCACATAGGtgatgaattattaaaagttgCAACATGTGTAGTAGCAGAAGAACATGAAAAGCTTTTAAGCATGCTTCCTTCGGATATACAG gTTCTCACAATACTTAGGTCAGGTAGAGGAGATgctgaaatttttttcaaagctaCAACATTTCAACGTTTTTCTGAATTACTATCTTTAAGTATTGAGGGTATAGATTATAATGACCCTTCTGTAAAAGATGTAAATAGATATGAATCAAAAGGTGGTATAGTTTTAGCAGGTGACGCTTTGTTTCCATTGGGAATGACATTACTGTATTTGAACTTAGAACGTGTCAGATTAACAAGCCTTAATTTaacaagtaaaaataaagcaaATCTTGTAATTAAGCCAATGAATTTACCTAATGATGAAAAACTTTATAAGGAGCAAGTAGTAACAAGTGCTACAAATGAGCATAAAGGACATAGATTAATTTTTCTGAGTCAGCAAAACAGTGGAGAAAGTGATGACAAAGAAATACTTCCATATGATATTTACAAACAAGAAATGGATGGGTATAGAGAAAATGCTGGTCTTTTCACTGGACTTCGTGCCCTTACACATTTGAGGGTATATGATTGTGCACTTAAGGACATATCTTGGCACATGTTTGATGGCCTTGATagtcttctctatctttcattagaaaaaaataatctgaGATTTATCCcagaattttgtttttatggaACACCAAACctaaaattattatccttagcAAGTAATCAATTACTAACATTAAAAAGTATAGATTTAGCAGGCTTGTTGATGTTGGAACAATTAGATTTAACTGGAAATAATCTTACATTTTTATCAGAATTATCTTTTCCTCCATTCCCTGCTCTTAAAATGGCTGATTTTGGAGAAAACCCAATGGATTCTGTATTTCCAAG tacATTTGAAATTATGAACACAACAAAACAATTATATCTTGGAGGCACAGGTTCAAGATTAAAATTGCAAAGGAACTCCTTATTGGGATTACtacaattgaaaatattatatttgtataatgtaGAAATACCATTGTTAGAACGTTTTATCTTGCAAGGAATGCCATCATTGACACATTTAAAAATACgtggaaatatttcaagtgTGGATTTAGATGCGTTTTCAGATCTTGGAAAATTGATAGATTTAGATTTAAGTTATTGTCACATTCAGCATATATCTATGGACGCGTTCTATGGTTTAGAGAAAGTGAAACGTATAGACTTATCTAATAATGATCTGGAATTTATACCACCTGGATTATTCAGTACacaatatcaaaaagaattgaatgaaattattctcacaaaaaataaattaactaCATTACCTTGGGATTTTTTTAAAACCTTATGGACAGTAAATAAGCCATCTCAAgtgcaaaatataaaattggatGGTAATCCATGGGATTGTACATGCTCTATGGCTACTTGGAATCCACATTTG GTGAACAGAATTAGAGAAACAGCACCACGTTGTTTCACACCTAAAAGACTACAAAATTGGGGAGTTTTCCATGCTCTGCGTAAAGGTGGTTTGCAATGTAAAAGATCAAAGCGAAGGCGTATGCATGGAATTCCAAAAGtattaaattatgaaaataacaatgctATAAGTTag
- the LOC124423449 gene encoding WASH complex subunit 1-like isoform X3 → MHYNMPRHIEIGIIPNNLRHEETIVQITEALDNLDSAVLYIFNCIDKRLTENSQRLSDIKHRALKLENQLRYLQSNLNLKAIKIYSAAKYPASHTYNEYKVAIPLQRDNISNIPSIYKCSVPIKDTHETHLPSNFKTEDGQYSMNVNLQEKLQFYYVRHKTNEQIENDINTRQYVPSLPSSVSALLLFDNVNTTYRKTLSSNKSNDKKQIEDAPDSIVQSWHSSEMDLPSGYLYTPMLGEVPQMNVPLMLPDLPGIVDNEKFDLDLNSQSPIAPSSAVVTPTVRLDLPPLTEEGDSQTTIESNVSNLPNLSANNSSVCIESKSSTVNATISSIGNNVGQNETNFKATQPPSTMPPPPPPPPPSTAAPPPPPPPPPPPPPPPPPPPPPPFSTLPSTSSTEKQSQDESLQKQNEKRSQSNIKNINTDDRSNLMAAIRDAGGIGRAKLRPTVPIDKKENRWSSASVGGDLMADLHAKLALRRKGIAGSATGALERMSSSIPPPPPKSSEHYASDRNSATSEYDSQADTDDWEE, encoded by the exons ATGCATTACAACATGCCAAGGCATATAGAGATTG GTATTATACCTAATAATTTGAGACATGAAGAAACAATAGTTCAAATAACTGAAGCATTAGACAATTTAGATTCTgctgtattgtatatatttaattgcatAGATAAAAGGCTTACTGAAAATTCTCAAAG aCTTTCAGATATAAAACATAGAGCTCTGAAGTTGGAAAATCAGTTACGATACTTGCAatctaatttaaatttaaaagctattaaaatatattctgcTGCAAAATATCCTGCCAGTCATACATACAATGAATATAAAGTGGCTATACCATTGCAAcgtgataatattagtaatataccAAGTATTTACAAATGTTCTGTACCGATAAAAGACACACATGAAACACATCTACCTTCTAATTTCAAAACGGAAGATGGCCAGTATTCAATGAATGTTAATCTGCAAGAAAAGTTACAATTTTACTATGTTAGACATAAAACAAatgaacaaatagaaaatgatataaatacacGTCAATATGTACCATCTTTACCTTCGTCTGTCAGTGCTCTTCTACTATTTGATAATGTAAATACTACATATAGAAAAACTTTATCATCTAATAAGTCtaatgataaaaaacaaattgaagATGCACCCGATTCAATTGTGCAATCGTGGCATTCATCAGAAATGGATTTGCCATCTGGTTACCTTTATACACCTATGCTTGGAGAG GTTCCACAAATGAATGTACCACTTATGCTACCAGATTTACCAGGAATTgtagataatgaaaaatttgacTTAGATTTGAATTCACAAAGTCCTATTGCTCCCTCTTCGGCTGTTGTTACTCCTACGGTTCGATTAGATTTACCACCTTTGACTGAAGAAGGTGATTCGCAAACTACAATTGAATCTAATGTTTCAAATCTGCCCAATTTATCTGCAAACAATTCATCAGTCTGTATTGAATCTAAATCATCAACAGTAAATGCAACTATTTCGTCAATTGGAAATAATGTTGGACAGAATGAAACAAACTTTAAGGCAACACAACCTCCATCAACTatgccaccaccaccaccaccaccaccaccatcgacTGCTGCACCACCACcgcctccaccaccaccaccacctcctcctcctcctccaccacctcctcctcctcctccatttTCAACATTACCATCTACATCATCAACAGAGAAACAATCTCAAGATGAAAGTTTACAAAaacagaatgaaaaaagatctcagtctaatataaaaaatattaataccgaTGATCGATCAAATTTAATGGCAGCAATACGTGATGCGGGTGGTATTGGAAGAGCAAAATTGAGACCTACAGTGccaattgataaaaaagaaaatcgttggTCATCGGCTTCGGTAGGCGGAGATCTAATGGCAGATCTTCATGCAAAATTAGctttaagaagaaaaggtaTTGCTGGCTCTGCAACAGGGGCATTAGAGAGAATGTCAAGTTCAATACCACCACCGCCGCCTAAGTCAAGTGAACACTATGCATCCGATAGAAATTCTGCTACGAGTGAATATGATTCTCAAGCTGACACCGATGACTGGGAGGAGTAA